The genomic segment AGTTTTGCTTTGTGCTGTATAGATGGACAGAAACCTGCTCGAGCCTGCATAGACAAACAGAAACCTGCCCCTTGCTGCATAGATGAACAGAAACCTGCTCCACAGTGCATAGATGAATAAAAATCTGCTCCACTCTACCTACACAGAAACCTGCCCCACATTGCCAGCTGTCCAGCAATCCCTGCTCTCCCTTTGAGAGACACCCCAGGGCCAATCTCTCCCAAAGTCCAAGCCAGCATGTGGAACACAGGCTTCAGCAGAACATTGCTCCTTGAAATGGAAGAACGCACCTCAAAGAATGTGCTTTGTAGATAGCACAGCCTGGCTGAGTAGTAGGCTTTGAGGGTCTATGGGGGGAACCAGGCAGTACAGAACCCCCGCCCTCCTGTGTGTAAGTCTGCGGTGGCCCAGAGACTCCAAGAACTCAGAAACGCCATCCTCAGCCTGGGGGTTGCTAAAGGTGCTGACATGGCAGGTGGATGAGGCTGCTCTGGTTGGCATCCGGGCCTCATACATGAGTGCAGTTGGTGGAGGGCGGTGTGTCAGCGCGACTTCGGCTGCCCTTGACCCCGTCTGCCGCCGGCTGGCCACGGTGGCACTTGAACACCTGCCGGTAGGCCTTGCGGAAGTTCTCAGAAAGAAAAGCGTAGATGATGGGGTTCATCGAGGAGTTGCTGTATGCTAGGCAGTGGGCCAGGATCCGGAAGAGGAAGGATGTGGGGGTCAGTGGGAAGGACCCGAATTCAACCCACAGGTGGACGATATGATGTGGGAGCCAGGAGATCCCGAAGACCACAACCACTGCCAGGACCGTCTGAGCTGTCTGTGGGAGGGCACAGTTAGTGTGGGCACAAGACACAGGGAGATGGTGTAGGGGAGGATGGATGTGGCTACATGAGGAAGAGGATTTCATTCCCATTTCTGAAACCCAATTaacccttttctttcctcttttggtagtaatttctttattttttaaacttgattgattgattgattgattgattgactgattggttcttggatcacacccagtggtgcccaggggtcactcctggcattgcactcagaaatcacccctggcaggatggAGGACCAcagggaatgccaggaatcaagtcaGGTTCcccctgggtcagccccatgcaaggcaaatgccccacctgtgCTCTCTCTACGGGCCTGTAATATTTTTTTGACTAAACAGAGTAGTTACAGAAATgttcctagttgggtttcagtcatagactaGACCCATATTTTTCTGCTCTCCTGAGAAGTGAGGTTCAGTACttggcacagagatgatggtcTGAGGGAGACAGCGATGGACAAAGGTGGATAGAGAAGACAGAAGTGGAAAGAGATGGACAGAGACTGGACAGTAGTGAACATTTCCCAGCATATGCACCTCTCCACAACCAAATGCCAGGATCCCACATAACCAGCACCCAGGTGTCCAGCCTCTAGCTCAGGATTAGTTCAAAGGCATCAACTTCGCAGGTCTAATGTATTAAAGCCCAAAATGAACTTCCTGGTGACCGGTTTCCACTGTCTGATGCGTCATCTAAACCTGTAAGCTGCTCCCCCCAGGGGCTTACACTGGCCAGGGCCCTGCCCCTTCCCAGGACAATGTATTGTCCAGAGCATGGAAGCGTCAGCCCAGCCCAGGTGCTCTCCTTCCTgcatcgagagagagagagagagagagagagagagagaggctagaTGTTAGATGTGCAGGGAAATTCTCCCTTGGGGAAGGACAAActgcccttctttcttccctacaCACAGGGAGCCCACATGGTCATCaactcctctctctgtctctctaactCCTAATCTGACTCTCAACTGCTTTCGCTGGGTCTCTGCTCATTCTCTCTGCTCTTCCTCTGAGCCTTGATTACTGGGCACATTCCTTCCTCTCCTAAAAAAAAGCCTCTTTCAAGAGACATCTCtctcttggtctctctctctgtctgtctgtctctctgtctctgtgtctctttctctctctctttctctttctctctctctctttctctctctctttttctctctctctctcctctctctctcccccctcctttCAGAGGATTTTCTTCTCACTAATGGAGCTCCACAGGGAGGAAAGGTGGTGACAGGAAGATGATGAAAACCATTCCCTAAATTGAACAAATGACACCCAAAATGCAGCTGCGTGACTTAGAGCCTGATGCgaacaaagcaagtgcccaagGAGCCAGTGGCTGGTAATGAGAGGCCTCCTGGGGTGTTCGGCTGGAAGCGCTTAGCCAGGCCCCATCTGGCCAGTCCGCCAACTCCTCTGAGCAGCTCATAGGCACTGTGCAGCCTTAGCCAAATACTCAGCCTCAGCCCCTGTCAGTGACCAGAAGCTCCGGGAGGATGCAAGCCACCAGAGGCTCCACACTGCCCCACAATCCCTCCAGAGTACTCCTCAATCACACCACAGTGCTCCACAATCACACCACAATCACTCCACCGTTTTCCATAATCACTCCACAGTCACTTCACAGTGCTCACAATTACTCAACTCTCTCAGGCTTCTCCCCACTATAGAGGAGTCTCCGCAGGCTTCCAGGAAAGCTGGTTTTGTGCCATGACTGTCATGAATCTACGGTGGAAGCTGTTGCAGCTACAGCCTCGACCAGAGGTCCCCAGCCTCCAGGGCAGAGCTCAGGCCAGCTCTTCCTGGGCTTGGATCATCTCACCCTCTGCCCTCCAGGCCCGATGGCACTGACTCTTTGTCCTGGACAAAGATTGTCTCAATCCCTGGCTTTCTTCCACGTGTGGCCATGGTCTTCCAGGGTGCATTCCTCATGCACACTCCATTCACTCTGTGCGAGCAAAGGAGCAGCTGAACATAGCTCCAAGCTCGGACTTCTGTCAGACGAGACAGAACAGCAAGCTGGGACCCGCACACACATAGCTTAGGGATACATGGCACCTACATACATGCACATGTACTACATGGGCATACACGTAGCATGCAGATGTGTATCACATTCACAAAACATGCATGCACATAGATGCATGCATACACAGTATACGTGTCCCTGCAAACACAAGCAGATGCATTAGATACACGACTATAAACCCTACAAACAGGCACATAGAACACCTGTGCGTACAACACAGGCATTTGCACTACATACGGGTACAAACAAGAATACTGACATGAATATGGCCCATAATTAAACATTTGCAGATTCATGGAAATATACACTTATGTATGTGATAACACATCTACCTCCTATGTACAGAACCTTCGCAAGTCTAGCACATTCACATGCAAGTGATATCCAAGTGCCTATAGACGCACAGTCCATAGGGACCAAGAAACAGATGCACACAATGCCCTTCATTCTCAAGGGTCTAGTCCAGGACCTCAAGCAGCAGAGGTGAGGCACATCTCTCTTCTGCCTTTCCCTCAGGAGCCTGGCACAGCTGAACCACAGTGGGCTCCTGCCACAGTACTAAACACCAcagcaccaatgtcccatgtTCTGCAGGAAGGAACTGTGTGGTCCTGGAGATGGACCAACCAAGGAACTCCAAAACAGGACAGGATGGCAGTTGGGTGGCTGATCAGTGGGCGGTTAATGGAAGCTGTCACAGTCACTACTGGCCCCTCATGGCCTCCTCTTTGCTCCTCAGGGACGTGGAAGCTTCCAGTTCTTTCTCAACATAAAGTGCTTTAGGATATCTGAGGGACCCTTTCTGCTTCTCTCCAGCACCTTTAGGGACCTGGTCCAAAGGTCATCAGAGACTTGGCTCAGAGGTGACCTTTTGCCCAGGGGTCTCCCCTGCTTAAGGAGCAGAGGAGGAGGCTGGGCCCATGCCGCCCTGCCTGCCTGCTGCCCACATACTGTGTGAGGAGCCCTGTGCCCAGCTGCCCTTCCTGCCTGGTGCCCACCATGACCATGTGCACCCCTGAGGAGGCTGAGGAAACCACACAGGCTCCACCACTTCAGAGCATGACTTGAGGGCTGGAAGCTTTCAGCCCTCAGTGGCCATCGAAGGGCCAGGCAGGTCCATGGAGGCAGTTCAGGAAACAGGCACAGCAAGGGGGACGGGTCCTAGTGCCCATTGAAGGGGAAAGAGTGACAATATCTGGCTACCCAGAAAGTCAGAGAACACAAGTAGGGGCTTTCCCTCTGACCTTTCCTGAGGAACCCAATGTTGTGACTCCCTACACAGTAGAATACACCCCAAGAACCTGCTTGGAGCCACTCAGCCTGTACCTCATCTTGTCACCTGGTCCCTTGCAAAGGGGAAATTGCAAGACCCTCCTACAGCATTTGGAGCAGACATGTGGGATCAGACGCTGTGAAGCCAAGAGATGCTTGTTCCCACAAGAGCAAAttggggaagcctggagacctgGGAGAACCATACCCCAAACACACAATGTGAACCCAGGTTCAAGGTCATGGCTTGtctaggagggagggagaatgacACAGGAGCACTGGGGTTGAGGAGTAGAGAGAAGTTCTCTGATATCCCCAGAGACTCGGGCAGTCTCTGGTCTCTCTTGGGGTTGCATAAGGAACCAGTAGCTGCTCCGGGGCCAAGGGCCACAAACTCACCCTCACTTCACTGCCCAGAGCTTGCACTGGGTCCAGAACCTGGGTCTTCTCCTTCCACCCATGAGTGCCTGCACCCAGCGTGACTCTGCTGGCAGTGCCTGCTTACAGTCATCTTTCTGAAGAAAAGCCAAGGAAGCCAGCTTTACAGACACAAGGGGCAGTAGGTAGAACATGGAAACTGGCACTGGCCATGCAGGAGACTCTGACTCTGGAGCAGCGAAAGCAAGCACAGTTCTGAAATTAGCAGTACAGAACGGCGAGGGCCGGAGGGCTGCGTGGCAAAGTGCCTGCCCTGCTCTGTGCTAGCCTGAGCTCACCAGCCCTCATGCCCTCACATGGCTGCACTTTTAGAGGGCACAATAACCGGGTCCTTGGAGAGAGCAAACACCCAGGAGCAATCTCCAGGAGCACTGCAGCCCAAGCACTGAGCACAATACAGCCAAGAGCAGAAACACTGAATTCTCATGCATAATGTCACCAAGTGTGTGGCAGCCCTGGGGCTGTGGCCCAGCATGGGCAGAGGGGAGAAAAGGCACAGATTCTGGGCACTAACTCTACCTTTTTCTTTGAGGTCTCAGATTTCTTAGACATGTTCTTCAACTTCTTGTGCAAATGACTCAGGACCTAAAGAACAGACACAGAATTAGCCTCCACAGCTCGCTGTTGCATGTGCATGGGCCATCCAGACCTTCTGAGATGAACTGTTCAGAATTCAGTTATGAGATAACCCCAACACATCTACAGGGGGGTAGCCATGACCCCTGGCCCTGAGTTTCCCCCAGGAGATAGTGAGTAGGCACAAAGATTGTGAGTCCATTTCTGAGGGTGGTGCTGGAACACCACAGGGGGTGGCCTCCCAGATACTCAGTGTGTGTGGAGAAAGTAGAGAACTCCACCTGCCCGCCCCCCAGGATCATGTGGGCATCCACCACCTGCCAGCAAGGACTTTCCTGTCCAACCAGTGGGGTCTCAGATACAATTTGACTTCAAAGAAGGAGAAAGTAGCCCCATGCTTGAGAGGGAGCCAGAACCCCTGAACTCACAGACTGCTGGGCACCAAGACCCAGGCCCTCCCACCCAACACTGCCCATGCCAGATTCATAGTTAGTTTCTTGCTAAGTCCAAGAAAATGCAAGACAAAAGCAAAGAAGAGGTGCTTTAGTCCTTTGCAACTGTGCCAGTGACTCTCTGAGGACCTTGGAGGGATGACAGACACCCCCGCTGAAGGGGCAGGGCCTCCCCTAATGACCAGCCTGGAGATGACTCTCCAAAAATCACATTTTCTCTCCAAAGAGTCCTACCAGAACTTCACAAATGCTATCTAGAACTCAAAGGAAATTTCCCCTCTTAGAGGCAATCTATTGCcatagtactatatatatatatatccccatgATCATATATTTATTCAACTTTTTAAGGTGAAGTACTTCATAACATTTctctatgtataatttttataaacttcccaataatgaataaatagaatagttgatttctagaagtttttcttcatcgtttgcagtaaaaaaaaaaaaaaaaaaaaacaggggccaggcagggaaaaacaacaacaacaaaaaaaaaaatgggggccccagagcaatagcagaaagggctttttcctgggataggaccaacctgggtttgacccccagcatcctatagcaCCCTCCAAGCACCtcccaagtgattcctgagtgcagagccaggagaaacccctgatcactgcttgctgtggcccaaaaaccaaaaagaaaagaaagaacattctTTCTCCTAAGGATCTTGGGGTAAATAAAAAAGCTTCCACTCAAACCCAATTGTAaaggaaaaatgcaaatatttcattcatctactgagttctATATTTCCAAAGCTCCACCAAGCTTCCAAGCCTCCATCCTGGGCCCAGAAGTCCTGCATTCAACCTTCCAGAACCATCTACCAACTTGGCACTAAGAAACTGTGATGCTCCCCCAGAAACCCTTGCTCTGCATGAGGAGTTGGAACCCCACAGGGTAAGGACCTGAGACACATGGCCAGCCCTGGTCCCTACTTGCAGGATCACTGAGCAGGACAAAGACCCCAGTGCCCCCTCATGGAGTCCCCCAGGTGACTTTCAAAATAGATCTAAGGGTGTGGGGAGGCAGGAAACAAACATGGGCACCCTGAGACACTGGGGAGGGGGTATTTCTTCTTTGGTCACAGTAGCAGCACAGCCTTAGTTGTGagaaacagagaaggaaagacagaaggacATCAGGGAGAGGTGGGAGTTTGGGAGGTGGACAAGTCAGAAAGGAGTTTCTGATGGTCCAGGGCTGTCACTCTCAGCACCTTCTCTCACTCCATTCAGGACAGGTCTGGACGGCTAAAGGCTCAAGCCCACTATCACTGATGGATCTTCTGCACCAGGTAGGTGGGGAAAGCCAGTGAGTTCTGGAGGCCTAGAGGACGGGCTCTGCAGAGGTCAGCACCCAGGCAGGCAGATGAGTCTCGCAGGATCCTTCTGCTCCCAGCAAGGCTCTGAGTGGCAtcaacaaacacttcctcaactGGATGCTCAGCCATGCATTCTCCTGCCCCCGTGTGCTCTCCCCATGGACCCAACAGGCAGGACCAACCCCTGACCCACAGAGCACAGGGGAGGGAAGGTGACCCAGAGGACTGTCCCCTGCCAGGGCAGAGGGTCTGATGGGGGCTGCAGCCCAGCTCAGCATCATCTCCCCCTCCAAATATAGCTTCAGTCCGTGTGTGTGGACAGGCTGGTCCCCCTGCAGGGCAGAGTACCAAGgccaggagggaaggagaaaagccCCTGGGAAGTGGAGATGCTTCCTGGCCCCCTCAAAACTCTAACAACTCTCCTGGATACCACCCAAGACATCCCAGGCAAGAGCCAGAGCAATGCAGGAGGCTTCATGCCAGGCTGCCAGAGAACTAACTGGGAGAGAGGAGATGGGGAACCCCAGGCAGGGCGCTGAAGGGCTGGACACCACTGAACCCACCTTGGTGTAGCAGAAGCAGATGAGCAGGAGAGGAAGCAGGTACCCAAAGACGAAGGTGCACACCACGTAGACCTTCTTGTGGCGGGTCCCGCGCCAGACATCCCAGCAGTAGGTGTGGTTGTCCTTCCAGAGCACCAGGTCCTGTTGGTAGGCGACGGGCGAGGCCAAGGCCACGGACAGCACCCAGATGCAGCCGACACCCAGCAGCGCGTTTCGGGGGACACGCAGGGCCGAGGCGCGGTGCGCGTGTACGATGGCCACGTAGCGGTCCACGGACATAGCGGTGAGCGTGAAGATGCTGACCAGCATGGACACGGTGAACACGTAGTGCGTGGACTTGCACACGAAGGCGCCCAGCACCCAGTCGGGCAGCGCGTACACGGTGGCCTGGAAAGGGACGCAGAAGAGCAGGTAAGCCAGGTCGGCGCCGCTCAGGTTGAGGATGAAGAGGTTGGTGATGCTTCGCGGCTTCCCTGGCTTGCTGCGCGCCAGGACGGTGATGACCAAGCTATTGCCCAGCACGCCGAGCGCGAAGATGAGGCCGAACACGACGAGCGTCACCAAGTTCTCCACGCCGATGCCCATCGGCTGCCAGGATTCGGACGCGGGCGCGGGGGCCTCGAGGCCATTGTGGCTGCTGCCCTCACTCAGGTTGCCGGGGAGCAGCTCCATGGCCCGTGCGGGGGGCCCACAGacccggcgggcgggcgggcgggctagCGGGCAGAGCgctgggtcccttggtggaggtGGAACAGCCGAAGCGCACGGGCACTGGGGAGACGGAGCTTCCCTTGAGAGGCGCGCAGGCCGGCCCAGCGGTACCGGTGAAGGCGCTGTGCCACAGCCTGGCAGCGGCTGCAAAGGCACCTGTTGCCCGGCTCCAagctctgctgctgctgctgctgctgctgctgctgctgctgctgctgctgctgctgctgctgcccggAGCTCCCCGGCGAATCCCACGTGTCCGCGCGCACTCCCCGCGCAGTGCCACCCGCGCCAGGGCGCAGGACCCAGTGGGCGGCGGAGACGCAGAGGGACGACTAAGAGGCGAAGCTCGGTCTGGCCTCCCGGTCCAGGGGTCGGGGAACGCCGCCCACCCTGGCAAAGGCCGGCCCTGCGCTGAGCGCTGAGCGTGGTGCAGGGCACAGAGCCTCTACAGTCTTCCTGGAGCTTCTCTGCCACTTCCAGCGCTGCCCAACGCTCTGGGAGAAAGCCTGGAGTGAAAGGACTGCCGCGGAGACCTGCAGCTCCCCCGCCCGTGGCTTGTGAGAGGAGGGACAGACACCCTCGTCCAGGGGCACCTCTAGGGCGCAGGGAGAGATGCTGTCCTGAGAGTAGGGAGAGGTGCTGCTCTCTGAGCACTAGAAGCTGGAAAATGAATCCAGCAACTGGGCTGAAACTCTCTGGATTCCTTCCTCCTGTCTCTCTTCGCATGCACTTTCCAAAGCCCCTTTTCTGCTGTGGGCACTTTCCCAGTTGTGTCTATTTGCCTGGATGGGTGGAGGGAGGCAAAGCAGAGGGCGGGTGGTATGGTGCCAGGGCATGCAGGTGCTGAGAAGCAGGGCTCTACCTCTCTTCGATCTCTGTTCTCTGGCTCTTGTTCCTGATCACACACAGCCTAGAGCACTGCCCAAGGAGCTATgtgtcctggcagtgctgagttcAGGATGTTCCGACCTCCCAAGATCATCAATGCCCTCTGCTCTGCCCTGCCCACCCTCACTCCAGAATCTTGACACCGGATCAGAGTAGCAATaatacaacagggagggcacttgccttgcacacaacatcaggcatcctgtagggtcccctgagccccaccaggaggaagccctgagcaccaacaggaatggccccaaaataaaacaaaacaaatttttaataaaagccaGCCACGAATACAGTCTGGCAGGAGCAGAGTCAGAGAAACCATTTGTCCCATGCCTGGAAACATGTGCAGGAAAGACTCGGGACAGTAGAACtctgggaagctgggggcaatgaGAAGGGATACAACCAGGCTGGACATCACATAGATGAGATGGACCCAGCCAGAGACTGGGGATCAAGGAGTGGCCTGCATTGGGGTGCAGCCCACACACACTCAGCGGGGGGCCTGGTTCATCACGTGAAGTCTCAGGCAGATGTGCTCTGGTGGATGTGCCAGGTCTGGTGGAGCTTCTCCAAGTGGACAATGCTGCCCCCTGGGGGCTCTGAATCATGAACACTCTCTGCTTATGTGCCTGAAGGCAGGTTTCTGGAAGAGTATTTTTTTCTGAAGGGGGGAAATAAGTCAGGGTCCTCTGGTTGGAAGTGACCCAGGGGACTCTCTGCATTGGGAttctccccaaacaaaataaggtCACAGGCATGGCCAGTTTCTGCCTATGTCTGATACCTAGGGTCCCATGCCTGGTCCTGTGTCCTTGTCCCCTTTCTGTCCCCCCCTGCACCCGGTGACGAGCATCTAGTCTTGGAAGCAAGGGGGTGATCACTGCTGCTGTGGCCTCTTGAGGGGTGACAGCTCTGCTCTCCAGCCCAGTTGCCATCCTCCACtgtctgtgccctgattttgagtCCTGCTGCTTTTGACTCTAGCCTAGACCACATCCCGCCTGGTGCTTCCCTTCCACGGATGGCCCCAATTCCTGCCATTTGCATTGGCATCAATTCTGAGACTTCTGAGCCATTTATTGGTGAGTTTAATGGGTCATGGTGAGGTTGTCCAGTGCTCTGGCACTTGTCTTCACAGAAACTGGCCACCCCAAGCTTTCAAAGGGCCAAGAAGGGAAAGTTGTTTGGCAGAAAACAGGAAGGACCAGCCGAGGGATGTGAGTAGgtgttgaataacagccctggatggggacggatggtgatggatggtgatggagggtaaggcctttctctgccggcccaAGCCACATGTCTACAATCATCTCCAGCCAGCGGGTCTGAGAGTCCAGGATAGCAGCAATGAAGACTCACATCAgccaggtttcaggagacatcagctttattcaaggccctagccaccacatgtgtggcctatcataacctttcaagccatcTCCATTATTGGCCCTGTCATCTTAACATGTTTCAGCCTCTCCTCCCCTGCTGCTTCTCCCTTGCTTCTCTCCCAATCTCCCAATCAATCCCCCTCCTGCCAGAggcaaacctttttgttacctaccaaagacccctcccaaaaatgagctgctcttactagcaggtaagtttacaaaggaagaatgggggatgggggtaATAAGTAGAAACCTTTCGTCCTAGAATTGAGGTTAGGATTGTGGAAATTGTTTGATCTGTGGCCCTTGGCCCTCCTGACCCCATCACTACCAGAGACTCATGCTGCTCTGTTCCCCTTGGAGATGAGTCTTGAGTTAGGGCACCCCAACATCTCTACAGGAAGTTTGACAAGCTCATATCAGGGGTTCCCTAGTCTGTGGCTCAGGGAAGACTCTATTAGGCTGTCTGGGGCCTTGGGAACTGTAAGTTCCAGGAAGCTCAGAAACTTGAGAACTGGGAGACTGGAAAACTAGGAATCTCAGAGACCCAGAGACTCAGAAAATCAGACTCAGAGACTAAGACTAAGAGACTCAGAGAGACTGAGGCTCAGAGACTTGGAAGCTTGGAGACTCAGAGACTCTGAAACTCAGAGACTTAGGGACTAGGAGAGTCAGAGACTCAGAGACTCGGAGTCTCGAACACTAGGGTATTCCCTATTGGAGTATTGGGTATTCCCTATTGGAGACTCGGAGACTAGGAGACCCAGAGGCTCAGGGAATCAGAGACTCGGAGACTCAGGAACTCAGAGACATGGACACTTGGGAATAGAAGACTCAGAGACTTGGAGACTAGGAAATCCAGAGATTCAGGGACTCAGAGACTCAGAAACTAGGAGATCCAGAGAATCGGGGATTCAGGGACTCAAGGACTCAGAGACTCAGAAACTCAGAGACTCAGGGACTTGGAGACTCGGTGACTCAGAGACTTGGAGACTCAGAGACTAAGAGATTCAGGGGCTCAGAGATTCAGAGACTCAGGGACTCAGAGATTCAGAGACTCAGGGACTCAGAGACTCAGAAACTCAGAGATTCAGAAACTCAGAGATTCAGAAACTCAGAGACTCAGAGACTCAGAACTCAAAGGCTCAGGGACTCAAAAACTCACAGACTAGGAGACTCAGATACTCGGAGGGTCAGTAGCTCTGCTACTCAGACACTCAGGAATAGGAGACTCAGAGACTCTGAGACTAGGAGACCCAAAGACTCAGGGACTGAGGGACTCAGAGACTTGGAGACTTAGAGACTCAGACTCTGAGACTTGGGGACTCAAAAACTCAGAGACTCAGGGACTCAGAAACTCAGAGATTCAGAAACTCAGAGATTCAGAAACTCAGAGACTCAGAGACTCAGAACTCAAAGGCTCAGGGACTCAAAAACTCACAGACTAGGAGACTCAGATACTCGGAGGGTCAGTAGCTCTGCTACTCAGACACTCAGGAATAGGAGACTCAGAGACTCTGAAACTAGGAGACCCAAAGACTCAGGGACTGAGGGACTCAGAGACTTGGAGACTTAGAGACTCAGACTCTGAGACTTGGGGACTCAAAAACTCAGAGACTCAGGGACTCAGAGACTCAGAGACTCAAAGCCAGAAGACTCAGGTACTTAAAGACTCGGAGCCTAGGAGACTCAGGGATTCAGAGACGAGTAGACTCAGGAACTCAGAGACTAGTAGACTCAGGAACTCAGAGACTCAAAGCTAGGAGACTCAGAGACTCAGTTACTCAGAGACTCAAAGACTCAGGGACTCGGGGACTCGGGAAACTCAAAGGCTCAGAAACTGACTCAGAAACTCAGAGACTTGTAGACTTGGGGTCCCAGAGACCTTTGATACTTTCCTTTGCCTGAGTATTGGTCCATTCCCTGTTCCCGGTCCTGGCCTTGGCTATGAAACTTCATCACAGTACATCCCTGACTGACCGAGGATTAAGGCGGCAGCACTAGGTCTGCAGGGGTGGGGGTTGAGAGGGACTGGGATACTGGGGTTCATAAGATGGTTTAGGGGGAGCATCTCCCAATAACTGGCAGGGAAATCTGAGGTCTGTACTGTCACTTTGTCTTTAATCGTGAGTTTCCCAAAATTGGCCTTGTCTTGCGGGCTGTTCAGTTCTGTCACAGGCTTGTCTTGCCTTTCAGACCTTCCTGTGGCTTCTCCCTACTTCTCACCTGGACACATGGGGAGTCTAGGTGTTTCTCGGTCTTCATGCTCAGCCCTTCTATTTTCTCTTGCTTGAAAGGAATTTCTTTGTGCTTGTCTGGGAGCTCTCTCATGCTTGTATGTGACCAACACATCCAGAGGCTCATGAGGGACCCGAGTCCAGAATATTGTTCTGCATCTGTGGACTGAGGCCACTGATTTGCTCTCCTGAACCCAGAAATGCAGGTTCATTTCTCCCTGTCCCCAGGACCAGGAATGTGAAACTAAACTAAAGCCTCCAGGCAAACCCAGTGTGACATGATGGATTCAGTCACCTCATGATGTGGGGTATCAGTATCTTCTGAAGCCAGCCATCTCCTCCTTCACTATGTGCAC from the Suncus etruscus isolate mSunEtr1 chromosome 10, mSunEtr1.pri.cur, whole genome shotgun sequence genome contains:
- the GALR1 gene encoding galanin receptor type 1, which codes for MELLPGNLSEGSSHNGLEAPAPASESWQPMGIGVENLVTLVVFGLIFALGVLGNSLVITVLARSKPGKPRSITNLFILNLSGADLAYLLFCVPFQATVYALPDWVLGAFVCKSTHYVFTVSMLVSIFTLTAMSVDRYVAIVHAHRASALRVPRNALLGVGCIWVLSVALASPVAYQQDLVLWKDNHTYCWDVWRGTRHKKVYVVCTFVFGYLLPLLLICFCYTKVLSHLHKKLKNMSKKSETSKKKTAQTVLAVVVVFGISWLPHHIVHLWVEFGSFPLTPTSFLFRILAHCLAYSNSSMNPIIYAFLSENFRKAYRQVFKCHRGQPAADGVKGSRSRADTPPSTNCTHV